A single genomic interval of Lathyrus oleraceus cultivar Zhongwan6 chromosome 7, CAAS_Psat_ZW6_1.0, whole genome shotgun sequence harbors:
- the LOC127107418 gene encoding beta-glucosidase 11 isoform X1: protein MLMKSNSFAMMMNLLGAILLVSIASVANALTKNDFPPHFLFGASTSAYQVEGAANEDGRKPSILDTFAHAGNGGLFKGDGDIASDQYHKYKDDVKLMAEMGLDAYRFSISWSRLIPDGRGPINPKGLEYYNKLINELTSQGIQAHVTLHHWDLPQTLEDEYGGWVSRRIIKDFTAYADVCFREFGDRVKHWTTVNEGNVESLEGYDLGFLAPQRCSPSSMSNCSKGNSSTEPYLVTHHMLLSHASAAKLYRTKYKAKQRGLIGFNILGFGLLPLTNTSEDIIATKRAQDFLIGWYMNPFIFGEYPDSMKNDVGSRLPYFTARESSLVKGSIDFLGFNFYYALYIKNNPKSVQKENRYTSDMAVEFKPYTGIGTPTDEIPVIPWVLEGLLHSLKNDYGNFPIYIHEIGQKTSRNSSLDDWSRVKSMHVYIGSLLDMLRNGLNIRGCFVWSFLDVFELLYGYEKSYGLYFIDMKDPTLRRQPKLSSVWYSNFLNNRIMDSKITMKIEEKSSISNTSLMHATT, encoded by the exons ATGTTGATGAAGTCTAATTCATTTGCAATGATGATGAATTTGTTAGGTGCAATTTTATTGGTATCAATAGCTTCTGTTGCTAATGCTCTCACTAAGAATGATTTCCCTCCTCACTTCTTGTTTGGTGCTTCAACTTCTGCTTATCAG GTTGAAGGTGCAGCAAATGAAGATGGCAGGAAACCAAGCATATTGGATACCTTTGCACATGCCGGCAATG GTGGACTATTCAAGGGAGATGGTGACATTGCATCTGATCAATATCACAAGTATAAG GATGATGTCAAACTCATGGCGGAAATGGGCTTAGATGCCTACAGATTTTCTATATCATGGTCAAGACTTATTCCAG ATGGGAGAGGACCAATAAATCCCAAGGGATTGGAATATTACAACAAACTTATCAATGAACTAACAAGCCAAG GAATCCAAGCACATGTTACATTGCATCATTGGGATCTACCACAAACACTTGAAGATGAATATGGAGGATGGGTTAGCCGAAGAATTAT AAAGGACTTCACAGCATATGCAGATGTATGCTTTAGAGAGTTTGGAGATAGAGTTAAACATTGGACTACAGTGAATGAAGGAAATGTGGAATCTTTAGAAGGTTATGATTTAGGATTCTTAGCACCTCAAAGGTGTTCACCTTCCTCTATGTCTAACTGCTCCAAAGGCAATTCTTCAACAGAGCCATACTTGGTAACTCATCATATGTTGTTATCACATGCATCAGCTGCAAAACTTTATAGGACGAAGTACAAG GCCAAGCAAAGGGGACTTATTGGTTTTAATATCCTTGGTTTTGGTTTACTTCCACTAACAAATACTAGTGAAGACATAATTGCTACTAAAAGAGCCCAAGACTTCTTAATTGGGTG GTATATGAATCCCTTCATTTTTGGAGAGTATCCCGACTCCATGAAAAATGATGTTGGCTCAAGGCTTCCTTACTTCACTGCCAGAGAATCAAGTTTGGTTAAGGGCTCAATTGACTTCCTTGGATTCAATTTTTACTATGCATTATATATTAAGAACAACCCGAAAAGCGTGCAGAAAGAGAATAGATATACATCAGATATGGCTGTAGAGTTTAAAC CCTACACTGGAATTGGTACACCTACAGATGAG ATACCGGTTATACCTTGGGTTTTGGAAGGGCTGCTTCACTCATTGAAGAATGATTATGGAAATTTTCCAATTTATATTCATGAAATTG GTCAGAAAACAAGTAGGAATTCATCATTAGATGATTGGTCAAGGGTGAAGTCTATGCATGTATACATAGGGAGCTTGCTTGATATGTTAAG GAATGGATTGAATATAAGAGGCTGCTTTGTATGGTCCTTTTTGGATGTATTTGAGTTGCTATATGGATATGAAAAAAGTTATGGTTTATATTTCATAGATATGAAAGATCCAACTTTGAGGAGGCAACCTAAACTTTCTTCTGTGTGGTACTCAAATTTTCTAAACAACAGAATTATGGACTCAAAGATCACCatgaaaattgaagaaaagtCATCCATCTCCAACACTTCCTTGATGCATGCTACCACTTAA
- the LOC127107418 gene encoding beta-glucosidase 11 isoform X2, which yields MLMKSNSFAVMMKLLGAILLVSIASVANALTKSDFPPHFLFGASTSAYQVEGAANEDGRKPSILDTFAHAGNGGLFKGDGDIASDQYHKYKDDVKLMAEMGLDAYRFSISWSRLIPDGRGPINPKGLEYYNKLINELTSQGIQAHVTLHHWDLPQTLEDEYGGWVSRRIIKDFTAYADVCFREFGDRVKHWTTVNEGNVESLEGYDLGFLAPQRCSPSSMSNCSKGNSSTEPYLVTHHMLLSHASAAKLYRTKYKAKQRGLIGFNILGFGLLPLTNTSEDIIATKRAQDFLIGWYMNPFIFGEYPDSMKNDVGSRLPYFTARESSLVKGSIDFLGFNFYYALYIKNNPKSVQKENRYTSDMAVEFKPYTGIGTPTDEIPVIPWVLEGLLHSLKNDYGNFPIYIHEIGQKTSRNSSLDDWSRVKSMHVYIGSLLDMLRNGLNIRGCFVWSFLDVFELLYGYEKSYGLYFIDMKDPTLRRQPKLSSVWYSNFLNNRIMDSKITMKIEEKSSISNTSLMHATT from the exons GTTGAAGGTGCAGCAAATGAAGATGGCAGGAAACCAAGCATATTGGATACCTTTGCACATGCCGGCAATG GTGGACTATTCAAGGGAGATGGTGACATTGCATCTGATCAATATCACAAGTATAAG GATGATGTCAAACTCATGGCGGAAATGGGCTTAGATGCCTACAGATTTTCTATATCATGGTCAAGACTTATTCCAG ATGGGAGAGGACCAATAAATCCCAAGGGATTGGAATATTACAACAAACTTATCAATGAACTAACAAGCCAAG GAATCCAAGCACATGTTACATTGCATCATTGGGATCTACCACAAACACTTGAAGATGAATATGGAGGATGGGTTAGCCGAAGAATTAT AAAGGACTTCACAGCATATGCAGATGTATGCTTTAGAGAGTTTGGAGATAGAGTTAAACATTGGACTACAGTGAATGAAGGAAATGTGGAATCTTTAGAAGGTTATGATTTAGGATTCTTAGCACCTCAAAGGTGTTCACCTTCCTCTATGTCTAACTGCTCCAAAGGCAATTCTTCAACAGAGCCATACTTGGTAACTCATCATATGTTGTTATCACATGCATCAGCTGCAAAACTTTATAGGACGAAGTACAAG GCCAAGCAAAGGGGACTTATTGGTTTTAATATCCTTGGTTTTGGTTTACTTCCACTAACAAATACTAGTGAAGACATAATTGCTACTAAAAGAGCCCAAGACTTCTTAATTGGGTG GTATATGAATCCCTTCATTTTTGGAGAGTATCCCGACTCCATGAAAAATGATGTTGGCTCAAGGCTTCCTTACTTCACTGCCAGAGAATCAAGTTTGGTTAAGGGCTCAATTGACTTCCTTGGATTCAATTTTTACTATGCATTATATATTAAGAACAACCCGAAAAGCGTGCAGAAAGAGAATAGATATACATCAGATATGGCTGTAGAGTTTAAAC CCTACACTGGAATTGGTACACCTACAGATGAG ATACCGGTTATACCTTGGGTTTTGGAAGGGCTGCTTCACTCATTGAAGAATGATTATGGAAATTTTCCAATTTATATTCATGAAATTG GTCAGAAAACAAGTAGGAATTCATCATTAGATGATTGGTCAAGGGTGAAGTCTATGCATGTATACATAGGGAGCTTGCTTGATATGTTAAG GAATGGATTGAATATAAGAGGCTGCTTTGTATGGTCCTTTTTGGATGTATTTGAGTTGCTATATGGATATGAAAAAAGTTATGGTTTATATTTCATAGATATGAAAGATCCAACTTTGAGGAGGCAACCTAAACTTTCTTCTGTGTGGTACTCAAATTTTCTAAACAACAGAATTATGGACTCAAAGATCACCatgaaaattgaagaaaagtCATCCATCTCCAACACTTCCTTGATGCATGCTACCACTTAA